A segment of the Streptomyces pactum genome:
GGACGTCGGCCAGGTCGGCACGGGTGACGGTGAGCTCCTCGATGAGCCGGCGCCGCTGTTCGCTCTCGCGGTAGAGCGCCTGGTAGCCCCACACCACCGCCACGGCGACGGCGGCCCGAGCGCCGGCCCGATGGCGGTCGCCGCCGTGAAAACGCCCTGGTGGGCGGAGAACGCGGCGATCGCCGCGACCGCCGTGGCGACCACCGCGGTCAGTCCGGCCCGGCGGGACAGCAGATGGAGCTGGACGAAGTACAGCGGGAACGCCAGCCACACACCCTCGGCCGACAGGGCCAGCAGTACGAGCCACACCGCACCGACCGCGCCCAGCCACAGCGCGGCGGCCCGGCGGGAGGCGCGGACGGCGGGGAGCGCGGGACCCACGGCGTACACCGCGCCCACCACCGCGGCCGCGGCCACCACGGCCGGCGCGTGCGGTCGGTCGCCCGCCACCGCCCGCACCGCCGCCAGGACGAGCAGGCCGGCCACGAGCAGGTGCAGGCTCCGGGCCAGGGCCCGGGTGATGGGAGTCAGTGCGTTCACGATCGTCCCAGCCTACGGACCGTGCCGGGGCCGGGCATCTGCCGAAAGTTGCAAGTCGGGCCGCACCCTTCGGCCCGCGAAGTCCCCGCCCAGGAGCGATGCCCGCGAGGGACTGGAGCGGCGACGGTGGACACCTCGCCGACATCCGTCGGCGAAGTTCTCCTCCCAACCGTTGTCGAAAGGCCGGGCGAAGACGTGTTTGTCGCCTTGAGAGACCTGACGTTCGCCAAGGGGCGGTTCGCCCTGATGGCAACCGTCGTCGTACTGATCACCCTGCTGGTCGGGCTGCTGTCCGGGCTGACCGCCGGCCTCGCCCGGGAGAACGTCTCCGCCGTCACGTCCCTGCGCGCCGACCGGATCGCCTTCGCCGCGCCGAGCGGCGGTCAGGACCTGTCGTACGCGGACTCCACCGTCACCGAGGACCAGTGGCGCCAGTGGGCCAAGGCGCCCGGCGTCCGAGGCGCCGAGCCGCTCGGCATCACCACCACCCGCGCGACCGCGGACGGCCGGAGCACCGGTGTGTCCGTCTTCGGCGTGGAGCCCGGCTCGGACCTGGCACCCGGCGGGGACCGCCTCGACGACCGCACGGTCCTGGTGCCGCCCGCCGCGGCCGGGGAACTCGGCGTCCGTGAGGGGGACACCGTCGCCCTCGCCGGCCGGCGGCTGACCGTCGCCGCCACCGATCGTGACGTCTCCTTCAGCCACACCCCCGTGGTGTGGACCAGCCTGCGCACCTGGCAGGCCGTCGCCCCGCCCACCGCGGGCGCCGACCGGCCCGCCGCGACGGTGATCGCGCTGGACACCGGATCCGGCGCCGACATCCCGGCTACGGACCGGGCGGCGGGCACCGAGACCGTGACGAAGCAGGAGTCGCTCTCCGCGATCGGCTCCTACACCTCCGAGAACGGCTCGCTGCAACTGATGCGCGGCTTCCTGTTCGCCATCTCCGCCCTGGTCGTCGGCGCCTTCTTCACCGTGTGGACGATCCAGCGCAGCGGCGACATCGCCGTACTGAAGGCCCTGGGCGCCACCACCGCCGCACTGCTGCGCGACGCGCTCGGCCAGGCCGTCGTCCTGCTGGCCGGCGGCACCCTCGCCGGCACCGCGGCCGCCGCCGCGATCGGCGCCGCGGTGTCCGGCTCGGCCGTCCCCTTCGTGCTCACTCCCGCCACCGTCCTCGTCCCGGCCGCGGTGATGGTCCTGCTCGGCGGGCTCGGGGCCGGCCTCGCCGTTCGCCGTATCACCTCCGTGGACCCGCTGACCGCCCTGGGGAGCGCCCGATGAGCCTGCGTCTGACCGACATCACCCTCACCTACCCCGACGGCGACGGCCGCCTGACCGCCCTCGACCGCGTCACCCTGGACGTCCCGCGGGGCACCGTGACCGCCGTCATCGGCCCCTCCGGCTCGGGCAAGTCCAGCCTGCTGGCCGTCGCCGCCACCCTCATCACGCCCGACTCCGGCACCGTCACCGTCGACGGCGCCGACACCACCGGGATGAGCCGCGGAGACCTGGCCGGCCTGCGCCGGCACCGGATCGGCGTCGTCTTCCAGCAGCCCAACCTGCTGCCGGCGCTGACCGCGGCCGAGCAGCTCCAGGTGATGGCCCACATCGACGGGCGCCGCCCGCGCGCCGCCCGCGGCCGGGCGCTGGACCTTCTCGGCGCGGTCGGGATGGCGGACCGGGCCGACCGCCGGCCCCACCAGCTCTCCGGCGGTCAGCGCCAGCGCGTCAACATCGCCCGCGCCCTGATGAACGACCCCGGTGTGCTGCTCGTCGACGAACCCACCAGCGCCCTCGACCACGAGCGGGGCGCCGCCGTCATCGGCCTGATCACCCGCCTCACCCGGGAGCGGGGCACCGCCACCGTGCTGGTCACCCACGACCACGCCCATCTGGCGGTGGCCGACCGCGTCACCGAGGTGCACGACGGACGGCTGACGCCGCCCGCACCGGCGGGCTGACCGTACGACCGCGGGGTCAGGCGCCGCCGGGCCGGAGCCGGTCGGCGGCGTCCGGCGGCTGGATCCGCATGCCGGGCCGCCGCCGGTGCACGGTCAGGTACGTCACCCCGTCCGGGCCGGCGACGACGCCACGGGTCGAACCGTGCGGCAGCCAGGTCAGGACGCCCGCGTGCAGGGGCCGCTCCCCGTCGGTACGGACGAGGGCGGCCTCGCCGTGGAGGACGAGCAGCAGGACGTCCAGGTCCGGTTCGGTGTGCGTGTCGACCCGTCCCGCCGGGGGGAGTCGGACGACGTTGGCGTCGAGCTGCCGCCCCGGTTCGGCGAGCTTCCACAGCGCGCCGGCCGGCGCGTCACCGCCGCCGGACACGAGATCCGCGGTGTCGCACAGGATTCGGGGGAGGGGAGGATCGGCCGCCGGTGCGGGGGAACCGCCGTCTTCCGGTGCCATCAGGCGTCACCGTCCGTCGCACGGCGCCCGGTGACGCACTCCACAAAGCCTTTGCCGTAAGTAAACACGAATCCATTATGCGCATTTGATAGCGTCCTGGCCGTGCGGCTGACGAAGTTCACCGACCTGGCGCTGCGTTCCGTCATGCGCCTGGCGGTCGTGAGAGACGGTGACGACCCCCTGACCACACGCGAGGTGGCCGAGGTCGTCGGTGTGCCGTACACGCACGCGGCGAAGGCCATCACCCGCCTGCGGCACCTCGGTGTCGTGGAGGCGCGGCGGGGCCGCGGCGGTGGGCTGACGCTGACCGGTCTGGGGCGGCACGCCTCGGTGGGCTGGCTCGTTCGTGAACTCGAAGGCGACGGTGAGGTGGTCGCCTGCGAGGACGACCCGCCGTGCCCGCTGCGGGGCGCGTGCCGGCTGCGGGGTGCGCTGCGGAACGCGCAGGAGGCCTTCTACACCGCGCTCGACCCGCTGACCGTGGCCGACCTGGTGGCCTCGCCGACCGGCCCGGTCCTGATCGGCCTGACGGAGCGTCCGCCCGGGTGACGGGCGGCCCGGCCGCCGGGCGGTCGGACGCCCGCGGTCGGATGTCGAGCGGCGGACAGCCCGGCAGTCGACAGCCGAGCCGTCGGTATCCGAGTCGCCGAGCCGTGACCGAAAACACGAATATCATCTACCAATTAAGGAGCCGCCGTGCTCTCCGAACAGTCCCTACCCGTGGTCCGGGCCACCCTTCCCGCGGTGGGAGCGGCCATCGGTGACATCACCACGCTGTTCTACCGGAAGCTGTTCGACGCCCACCCCGAGCTGCTGCGGGACCTGTTCAACCGCGGGAACCAGGCCAACGGGGAGCAGCAGCGGGCCCTGGCGGGCTCCATCGCCGCGTTCGCCGGCATGCTCGTGGAACACCCCGACGCCCGCCCGGACGTGATGCTCTCCAGGATCGCGCACAAGCACGCCTCGCTCGGCGTCACCTCCGACCAGTACAAGATCGTCCATCGCCATCTGTTCGCCGCGATCGCGGAGGTGCTCGGCGACGCCGTCACCCCCGAGGTCGCCGCCGCCTGGGACGAGGTCTACTGGCTGATGGCCAACGCCCTCGTGGCCGTCGAGGCCCGCCTCTACCGGGAGGCAGGGGTCGCCGAGGGAGAGGTCTGGCGCCGCGTGGAGGTCGTCGAGCGGCGCGAGGAGAGCCCCGACGCGGTCTCCTTCGTCCTGCGGCCGGCCGACGGCCTGCCCGCACGGCCGTTTTGCCCGGGTCAGTACGTCAGCGTGCGCTCCTCACTGCCCGACGGCTCCCGGCAGATCCGCCAGTACAGCCTGTCCGCCGGGCCCGGCCGGACCGACCGGCGCATCACCGTCAAACGCGTCCAGGGCGACGGGCGGCCGGACGGCGAGGTCTCGTCCTGGCTCCACGCGCACGTGCGCGTGGGTGACGTGCTCACCGTGTCGGCTCCGTTCGGCGACCTGTCGCCGGCCGAGCACGACGGCCCGCTGCTGCTGGCCTCCGCCGGAATCGGCGTCACCCCCATGCTGGCCGTGCTGCACCACTTGGCCGCCGCCGGCGCCACCCGGCCGGTGACCGTCGTCCACGCCGACCGCACCCCCGTCTCGCACGCCCACCGGCAGGAACAGCTCGACCTGATACGCGCGCTGCCCGACGCCCGGCTCCACCTGTGGTACGAGGAGCCCGGCGACCGGGCGCCGGAGGTATCGGCCGGCCGCGCCGACATCTCCGGCCTCGAACTGCCCGAGGGGCTCACGGCCTACCTGTGCGGCCCGGTGCCCTTCATGCGCGCCGTCCGCGGCGACCTGCTGCGCCGCGGGGTGCCCGCGCAGGCCATCCACTACGAGGTCTTCGGCCCCGACCTCTGGCTCGGCGAGCAGTAGCGGGAGGCGGTGGCCGGACGTCACCGGCCCGCCGCGGGGATTCGTGGCGGGCGTTAGGCCGCCGCGGTGAACGCGGTGGTGATGGCGGTGTCGACGCGGGCGTGCACGACCAGCCGCGGGCCCGAGGCGTCGGCGTTGTTCTCCAAGAGCCGACGGGCGGGGGCGCTGTGGGTGACCACGCACATCAGGACGCCGAGCCGACCGCACCACTGATGGGCCCGGAGCACGGCACTCACCGCGGCGTGACCGGCGGCCCGCTCGGTGAGGACGATGACGACCGGGGTCGGCTGATGAGCGTCGACCAGGTTGGTGATGTGCGTGGTCAGCGTGGCCCGCCCGTCGATTCCCGGGTCCTGGTCCACCGTGATGACCAGGACCCCATGCTCCAGGGTGTGGGACAGCATCGTGGCCTCCGATCCGACGCCTGGTGGCGAAGTTGTGTTCAGTGAAGGTGCCCGGTTCCGCGTTCGCAACGCGCCCGCGTCCGGACCGGCGGCCGCCCGGTGCCGTGCAAGGGGCACTGAGTACGATCGTCCCGTCCGCCGGCCTCCCCACCCTGATCGACGCAAGGAGCCCCCACCGTTGCCCGCCCTGCTGCCCCCGCCCCGTACCGGGCCCCGCCTGCTGAACCCGGAGCGGCTGACACGGGTCGAGGACGGCGAACGGCTGCACGCCCTGCTGTGGCGCCCGGGACCGGGCTGGCGGATGGCCAGCAGCGCCGTGCTGGGCGGGGGCATCGCCGACCGCGCATGGGTGCTCAACGCCCAGGTCGCCCACGGCTACCGGCGAACCGACCCGGCGCGGCACCTGGCCGGCCTGGCCCACGCCGCCGGCGCCCGGGGGCCGGGGGTGGGTCTGATGACCGCCGCCGACGTGTCCGCTTCCGCACAGGCTAGGGACGGCGGTGCGGAAGCCGTGGTGACCGCGGGGATCTCGGTACGCGGATGGGCGGCCTCACCCGAACAGGGTGCCGTCGAGCCCGCCGCACCGGGGACGATCAACATCGTCGCCGCGCTGCCGGTCGCGCTGAGCGACGCCGCCCTGGTCAACGCCGTGATGACGGCGACCGAGGCCAAGGTGCAGGCGCTGGTGGACGCCGGCCTCGACTGCTCCGGCACGCCCACGGACGCGGTGTGCGTCGCCGCCCGCGCCGAGCGGTCCGGAGCCGGGGCCCACGCCTTCGCCGGCCCGCGCTCCGAGTGGGGGGCCAAGCTGGCCCGGGCGGTCCACGGGGCCGTGCTTTCCGCGCTGCCCACCGGCCCGTGAGCCGGGATCGGTCACAACGAGGTCCTGCGCCGCACCGCGACCATCCGCAGGGCCAGCGCCACGGTGAGCAGCACCCAGGCCACGGCGCAGTACGCCCACGCCGTCGCGCCCCGCGCGAGATCCACGGCGCTCCACACGGCCCACAGCGCGAGAACGACACACAACGCCGTCCACGCGATGTCGGCGAGGCGGGTGCGCAACTGCGCGCGCTGCCGGGTGCCCGGTTCCAGATCGCCGAGACCGCTGCCGGTGGGTCCCTGCCGCTCGTTCACGTCGGCCTCCTTGGTGGGAACGCTGAAGAGTGAACTCCTGGTACCCGCAGGGAGGTTGCGCAAGCGGCGAGGGGGGAACACGTGTGTGGGGGTGACCCGGACCGGGCCGCCCCCACACACGCGTCAGCCTCGGGCGATCAGCGCTGGGAGGTCTTCTGCAGCGCCTTGTCGAGCGCGGCCTTGAAGCCGTAGGCCCACAACTGGTTCACCCGGCTGCGCTCGTTGGCGTTCGGGTAGGCGTTGGTGCAGGACGGGCCGGGGCCGCCGCCCGACATCAGCTCGCTGCACGGGCCGGAGTAGTGGTCGGGCAGACCGAGCACGTGCCCGGTCTCGTGGGCGGTCACGCGGGTCGAGTCGTACTGCTGGTTCTGCCGGTAGTCGAGGAAGATGTAACCGTTGCCGTGTCCGTCCGTGGACGCGTACGAGCCGCGCGAGTCGTTGCCCTCGTAGTACGCGAAGTCCGCGCCCGAGCTTCTCTCCGCGAGCCGTACGTTGGACACCGAGCTGTTCCAGATCTGAGTGGAGCGGGATATCTGCGAGCGGAAGCTGGGCGCGTTGGCGGCGCTGTAGTAGACGGTGACGGCCGCCGTCGAGGTCGGGTTCGCGGCGCGCTTCTCGGCGACGGACTTGATGACCGCCTCGAAGAACGCCCGGTTGGCGGCGGCGTCCTCGCCCGAGCCGGCGGAGGGCTGGTAGCCGAGGTGAGCGCCCTGGGCCGGTGCCTGGGGAGCGGTGGCCGTCGCGGCGGGACCGGCGCCGAGCACGGCCGCCGTCAGGCCGAGGCCGACCGCCGTGGACAGCAGGGGCAGGCTGATACGCATCGATGACTCCTTGTGTGGGGGAGTGGGGAGAGAAGTCGTCACCGGTGAGTGTGGAGCCCCTGTGAGCCCGCGTGATGATGGCAACAGGTGATAGGGCGGGGCTATCACCCGCCGTGCGGCCACCCCGGACCAGCTTCTACCGGAGTGCAGAACTCGCCCTGTTCCGCCGCGTTTTGTTCACCTGGCGCAACCAACTGTTCCGCTTTACGCTCCCTGCATGGAGCTCGAGGTGAGGCACCTACGCGCATTGTGCGCCATCGCCGACGCCGGCAGCCTGCACCGGGCGGCACGCCAACTGGGCGTCGCCCAGCCCACCTTGAGCACTCAGCTCGCCCGCATCGAACAGGCCCTGGGCGGGCCCCTGTTCACCCGCGAACGCACCGGCTGCCGCCCCACCCCACTCGGCCGGACGGTCCTCGGCCGGGCCCGTCCGCTACTGGCCGACATGCGCACCCTGGTCCGCGAGGCCCGCGCCGCCGCGGCCGGCGGCGACAGCCGGCTGCGCGTCGGCTCCACGGCCAGCCGCGCCCTGGCCGGGTGGCTGCGCCGGCTCAGACAGCCGGGCCTGGAACCGACCCTCCAGATGGACGTCTCCGCCAACGCCCTGTTGCGCCGGGTGTCCGAGGGCCAGTTGGACGTCGCCTTCGTGCACGAGGTCGAGGGCTGCCCGCTGCGCGTGCCCGAGGGGCTGCGGCTGCGGGTCCTCGTCGAACGCGAGCCGCAGTTCGTCATGCTGCCCGCGGACCACCCCGCGGCCACCCGGTCCGTGGTCCGCCTCGCCGACCTGGCCGACGACCGCTGGATGGTCGACCCCACCGTCGACGGCGAGTGGGACGGCGTGCACCGCGTGCTGCGCGCCGTCGGCCTCAACCCACGCGTCCTGCACGGTGACTACCACACCGCCGCGTCCCTCGTCGCCACCGGCGAGGTCGTCACCGTCTGCCAGCCCAGCTCCCAGTCCCGCCCCGACATGGCCGTACGGCGCCTGTCCGGCGACCCGCTCGGTGTACGCCTGCTGCTGGCCGCGCGCACCCGGGCCGAGCTGGACGCCGTCTACCCGGCGCTGGAGGAGGCGTACTGGGAGGCGGCCCGCCAGTCCACCGCCTACCGCGAGTGGCTCGAACACGCCGGGCCCCGCCTCGTACCGACCCGCTAGCCGTATCGGCCATTGCGGTGGTTCTCCACCCGAACCGGTATGGCAAGAGGGTCATATGGTTACGGAGAGGTGTATGAGCTCTGTGCGACGTCTTCCGCCTCTTCGTTCGATGGCCGTCATCTGTGCCCTGGGCAGTTCCGTCCTGCTGATGACCGGCTGCACGAACGCCGACACGACACGCTCCAGTGTCGCCGAGGCGGCTCAGACCACTCCTCCCACCACGTCCCCCACCAACACGGCTACTACCACCGCCACCGCTTCCCCCTCTCCTTCGGAGTCCCTGACCGACGACCGGTCCGAGCGCCAGGCCCTGGTCCCGAAGGCGGAGGTCACCTGGGACAAGGCGGCCGACACGGCCGTCAAGGAGGTCCCCGAGGGCAAGCTCGTCGAACTCGAGCTGAAGCCCACCTCCGCCGAGGCCACCGCGTCGACCGGTTCGCCCAGCCCGAGCATGCCGAACCCGGCACCCAGCCAGGGCGCCCCGGAATGGGAGGCCAAGGTCGCCGCCCCCGACGGCACCGTGCACCGGATCGACATCGACGCGGTCTCCGGCGAGGTCTTCCGCACCCAGGCCGAGGACCAGGACGCCGACGACAAGCAGCAGATCGCCGACTGGCTGGAGCAGGCGTCCCAGACGCCGGAGCAGGCCGTGAAGGCGGCCACCGACAAGGCCAAGGGCACCGTCACGGGCGTCGAGCTGGACGAGAACGACGACCAGCAGCTCCTGTGGGCCGTCGACGTGGTGTCGACCGACAACTGGAACAAGACGACCGTGGACGTCGACGCATCGAACGGCAATGTCCTGCGCGAGCACGTGGACCGCGACTGAGCACCGGCCCCAGCCCTGCGGGAAGAACCGGATCAGCACGACGGGAGCAGCCGGGTGGAGTCACCCGGCTGCTCCCGTCGTGCGTGTCCGAAGGGCGTCAGGCCGCCGGTTCGGAGATCTCCGTCCGCCCGCTCGCCATCGTGCGGGGCAGCGTCAGCACGGCCAGGAAACCGAAGACCGCCACCGCGGCGAAGAAGTAGAACCCCCACGGGTGACCGATCCCCGAGGCGACCAGGGCGCCGGTGATCGACGGCCCGACGATCGAGCCGATCCGGCCGATCCCGGACGCCGAGCCCAGCGCCGTGCTCCGCACGGAGGCCGGGTAGAAGTTCGTCACGTAGGCGTAGACGAGCACCTGCGCGGAGAAGACGAACACGCCGGTGAAGAAGACGACGGCGTTGAGCAGCAGATCGCTCTCCATCCTGACGCTCAGGCACGCCAGCATGACCACCGAGACGGCGAACCAGCCCATCGTGGTGCCCTTGATGCCCCGCCGGTCGGCGACGAACCCGCCCAGGACCAGGCCGACGACGCCGCCGATGTTGAGCACGAGGAGCTGGGTGACGGCCGTGGGCACCGGGTATCCGGCGTCGTTCATCAGCTTCGGCAGCCAGGTGTTGAGGCCGTAGACCAGCAGCAGCCCCATGAACGAGGCGACCCAGATGCCGATGCCCGCACGCAGGTACGCCGGCCCCAGCAGCTCGGTGAACGGCACCCGCCGGTCCCCGTCCCGCTTGGCCCGGATGAAGGCCTCCGACTCGGGCAGCTTGAACCACTGGATGACGGCGACCACGAGGCCGACGACGCCGAGCAGGTAGAAGAGGATCTGCCAGTCGTCGGTCACCTGCAGCGCGAGCAGCGAGGTGATCACCGCACCGGTGTGGTAGCCGGTCATCGTCAGTGTGCTGGCCCGCGCCCGGCGGTCGGCCGGCATGTGCTCGGCCATCATCGTGAGCGAGACGGGCATGCAGGCGCCCAGGCCCAGACCGGCGATCAGGCGCAGCGCGGCGAACATCGCGACGGAGTTCGCCAGTGGCACCACGATGGTGAACAGCGAGAACAGCACCACCGAGCCGATGAGCAGGCGGCGGCGCCCCAGCCGGTCGGCCAGTGGACCGACGCAGACCGCGCCGATGGCGACGCCCACGAGCGAGAGCGTGGCGATGGTGGTCGCGTCGCCCGCGGTCATGCCGAGGTGGTGGGTCTTGAGCAGCGTGGGAATGATGGCGCCGAGGACGACGAGGTCGTAGCCCTCCAGCAGGACGGTGATCCAGCAAAGGACCACCGTCCACGTGCTGTTGCCGGCGCGGCCTGTCTGCGCGGGCGCGTCGGACGTGGTGGCGGAAGCCATGGTGACTCTCCCCCCGGGGACGGGTGTGAGTGAGCGGAGCCGGAACGGCCGGGGTGGGCCGGAAGGATCAGAAGGGGTAGTCGGCGATGTCCGGACGTACCGTGACCCACTGGGTCTCGGTGAACGCCTCGACATTGGCCGCGGCGCCGCCGAATCGGGATCCGGTACCGGAGGCCTTGACCCCGCCGAAGGGCGCGTTGGGCTCGTCGTTCACGGTCTGCTCGTTGATGTGGACCTTGCCGGACTCGATCCGGTCGGCGAGCTTCATGGCCGTACCGACGTCGCCGAGGATGCCGACCGACAGCCCGTACTCGCAGTCGTCGACGATCCGCGCGGCCTCCTCGAGCGTGGCGAAGGAGACGACGGGGGCGACGGGGCCGAAGATCTCCTCGCGCCACGCCGGCATGTCGGTCGTCAGACCGGTCAGCACGGTGGCGCGGTAGCCGGCGCCGTCGATCTCGCCGCCCGCGGCGACCTTCGCACCCGCCGCCACGCTGTCGGTGACGATGCCGTGCACGCGCTCCAGTTGACGGCGGTCGATGATCGGGCCCAGCGCCACGTCCTCGCGTGCCGGGTCACCGACCGGCAGCGCCTCGGCCTTCGCGGCGAGCGCGGCGGTGTACTCCTCCACCAGCGACTCGTGCACGATGTGCCGGCCGGTCGTCATGCAGATCTGCCCCTGATGCAGGTAGGAGCCGAACGCCCCCGCCGAGGCGGCCTTCGCCACGTCCGCGCCGGGCAGCACGACCAGCGCGTTGTTCCCGCCCAGTTCGAGGTGGGCCCGCTTCAGCAGCCGTCCGGCCTGCTCGCCGATGGCCCGCCCGACCGGCGTCGAGCCGGTGAAGGAGACGACCCGGACCTCGGGAGCCTCGACGACCGCCCGGCCGACCGAGCCGTCGCCCGGCAGCAGGTGCAGGACGCCGGCGGGGAGGCCGGCCTCCTCGAGAACGCGGGCGATGACGACACCGCCGCTCACCGCGGTGCGCGGGTCCGGCTTGAGCAGCACCGCGTTGCCGAGGGCGAGCGCGGGGGCCACCGAACGCAGACCGAGGATGAGCGGGAAGTTGAAGGGCGCGATCACGCTCACGACACCGGCGGGGCGGCGGCGGGCGAGTGACCAGCGGGCCTCCTCGGAGGTGAGCACCTCGCCCTGGGGATGCGTCGGCAGGCCCGCGCACTCGAAGCACTCGCCCACGGCGAGCCGCACCTCGAAGCGCGCCTTGGCCCGCACCGAGCCCGCCTCGCGCACCAGCCAGTCCTCGACCTCGGCGGCGTGCTCGGTGAAGAGCTCGCCCGCGCGGCGCAGCACGGCCGCCCGCTGCTGCGGGGCGGTCGCCGCCCACTCGCGCTGGGCCTCGGCGGCCCGTGCGGCGGCACGCCCCACATCCGCGGCCGAGGCCAGTCCGACCGCACCGAGCCGGCCGCCGGTCGCCGGCTCGGTCACCGGGTACTCGGTGGGGGAGTCCTGCCAGCCGTCGCTGAAGAACCTCCGGCCCCAGACGTCGCTGTCCAGGAATGTCATCGCTTGCCCTTTCCTCGGGAGTCTTCGGAGTGCTTGCCGGGCCAGGAGGGCGTGGTGAGTGCCGTGTCCACCTGCACCAGACGGGGGTGGTCCGGCCGCTCGGCCAGGACGG
Coding sequences within it:
- a CDS encoding ABC transporter permease, whose amino-acid sequence is MFVALRDLTFAKGRFALMATVVVLITLLVGLLSGLTAGLARENVSAVTSLRADRIAFAAPSGGQDLSYADSTVTEDQWRQWAKAPGVRGAEPLGITTTRATADGRSTGVSVFGVEPGSDLAPGGDRLDDRTVLVPPAAAGELGVREGDTVALAGRRLTVAATDRDVSFSHTPVVWTSLRTWQAVAPPTAGADRPAATVIALDTGSGADIPATDRAAGTETVTKQESLSAIGSYTSENGSLQLMRGFLFAISALVVGAFFTVWTIQRSGDIAVLKALGATTAALLRDALGQAVVLLAGGTLAGTAAAAAIGAAVSGSAVPFVLTPATVLVPAAVMVLLGGLGAGLAVRRITSVDPLTALGSAR
- a CDS encoding ABC transporter ATP-binding protein; the protein is MSLRLTDITLTYPDGDGRLTALDRVTLDVPRGTVTAVIGPSGSGKSSLLAVAATLITPDSGTVTVDGADTTGMSRGDLAGLRRHRIGVVFQQPNLLPALTAAEQLQVMAHIDGRRPRAARGRALDLLGAVGMADRADRRPHQLSGGQRQRVNIARALMNDPGVLLVDEPTSALDHERGAAVIGLITRLTRERGTATVLVTHDHAHLAVADRVTEVHDGRLTPPAPAG
- the nsrR gene encoding nitric oxide-sensing transcriptional repressor NsrR; this encodes MRLTKFTDLALRSVMRLAVVRDGDDPLTTREVAEVVGVPYTHAAKAITRLRHLGVVEARRGRGGGLTLTGLGRHASVGWLVRELEGDGEVVACEDDPPCPLRGACRLRGALRNAQEAFYTALDPLTVADLVASPTGPVLIGLTERPPG
- a CDS encoding globin domain-containing protein, with amino-acid sequence MLSEQSLPVVRATLPAVGAAIGDITTLFYRKLFDAHPELLRDLFNRGNQANGEQQRALAGSIAAFAGMLVEHPDARPDVMLSRIAHKHASLGVTSDQYKIVHRHLFAAIAEVLGDAVTPEVAAAWDEVYWLMANALVAVEARLYREAGVAEGEVWRRVEVVERREESPDAVSFVLRPADGLPARPFCPGQYVSVRSSLPDGSRQIRQYSLSAGPGRTDRRITVKRVQGDGRPDGEVSSWLHAHVRVGDVLTVSAPFGDLSPAEHDGPLLLASAGIGVTPMLAVLHHLAAAGATRPVTVVHADRTPVSHAHRQEQLDLIRALPDARLHLWYEEPGDRAPEVSAGRADISGLELPEGLTAYLCGPVPFMRAVRGDLLRRGVPAQAIHYEVFGPDLWLGEQ
- a CDS encoding adenosylcobinamide amidohydrolase produces the protein MPALLPPPRTGPRLLNPERLTRVEDGERLHALLWRPGPGWRMASSAVLGGGIADRAWVLNAQVAHGYRRTDPARHLAGLAHAAGARGPGVGLMTAADVSASAQARDGGAEAVVTAGISVRGWAASPEQGAVEPAAPGTINIVAALPVALSDAALVNAVMTATEAKVQALVDAGLDCSGTPTDAVCVAARAERSGAGAHAFAGPRSEWGAKLARAVHGAVLSALPTGP
- the snpA gene encoding snapalysin, which translates into the protein MRISLPLLSTAVGLGLTAAVLGAGPAATATAPQAPAQGAHLGYQPSAGSGEDAAANRAFFEAVIKSVAEKRAANPTSTAAVTVYYSAANAPSFRSQISRSTQIWNSSVSNVRLAERSSGADFAYYEGNDSRGSYASTDGHGNGYIFLDYRQNQQYDSTRVTAHETGHVLGLPDHYSGPCSELMSGGGPGPSCTNAYPNANERSRVNQLWAYGFKAALDKALQKTSQR
- a CDS encoding LysR family transcriptional regulator; this translates as MELEVRHLRALCAIADAGSLHRAARQLGVAQPTLSTQLARIEQALGGPLFTRERTGCRPTPLGRTVLGRARPLLADMRTLVREARAAAAGGDSRLRVGSTASRALAGWLRRLRQPGLEPTLQMDVSANALLRRVSEGQLDVAFVHEVEGCPLRVPEGLRLRVLVEREPQFVMLPADHPAATRSVVRLADLADDRWMVDPTVDGEWDGVHRVLRAVGLNPRVLHGDYHTAASLVATGEVVTVCQPSSQSRPDMAVRRLSGDPLGVRLLLAARTRAELDAVYPALEEAYWEAARQSTAYREWLEHAGPRLVPTR
- a CDS encoding PepSY domain-containing protein — translated: MAVICALGSSVLLMTGCTNADTTRSSVAEAAQTTPPTTSPTNTATTTATASPSPSESLTDDRSERQALVPKAEVTWDKAADTAVKEVPEGKLVELELKPTSAEATASTGSPSPSMPNPAPSQGAPEWEAKVAAPDGTVHRIDIDAVSGEVFRTQAEDQDADDKQQIADWLEQASQTPEQAVKAATDKAKGTVTGVELDENDDQQLLWAVDVVSTDNWNKTTVDVDASNGNVLREHVDRD
- a CDS encoding MFS transporter, whose protein sequence is MASATTSDAPAQTGRAGNSTWTVVLCWITVLLEGYDLVVLGAIIPTLLKTHHLGMTAGDATTIATLSLVGVAIGAVCVGPLADRLGRRRLLIGSVVLFSLFTIVVPLANSVAMFAALRLIAGLGLGACMPVSLTMMAEHMPADRRARASTLTMTGYHTGAVITSLLALQVTDDWQILFYLLGVVGLVVAVIQWFKLPESEAFIRAKRDGDRRVPFTELLGPAYLRAGIGIWVASFMGLLLVYGLNTWLPKLMNDAGYPVPTAVTQLLVLNIGGVVGLVLGGFVADRRGIKGTTMGWFAVSVVMLACLSVRMESDLLLNAVVFFTGVFVFSAQVLVYAYVTNFYPASVRSTALGSASGIGRIGSIVGPSITGALVASGIGHPWGFYFFAAVAVFGFLAVLTLPRTMASGRTEISEPAA
- a CDS encoding benzaldehyde dehydrogenase, yielding MTFLDSDVWGRRFFSDGWQDSPTEYPVTEPATGGRLGAVGLASAADVGRAAARAAEAQREWAATAPQQRAAVLRRAGELFTEHAAEVEDWLVREAGSVRAKARFEVRLAVGECFECAGLPTHPQGEVLTSEEARWSLARRRPAGVVSVIAPFNFPLILGLRSVAPALALGNAVLLKPDPRTAVSGGVVIARVLEEAGLPAGVLHLLPGDGSVGRAVVEAPEVRVVSFTGSTPVGRAIGEQAGRLLKRAHLELGGNNALVVLPGADVAKAASAGAFGSYLHQGQICMTTGRHIVHESLVEEYTAALAAKAEALPVGDPAREDVALGPIIDRRQLERVHGIVTDSVAAGAKVAAGGEIDGAGYRATVLTGLTTDMPAWREEIFGPVAPVVSFATLEEAARIVDDCEYGLSVGILGDVGTAMKLADRIESGKVHINEQTVNDEPNAPFGGVKASGTGSRFGGAAANVEAFTETQWVTVRPDIADYPF